In a single window of the Micromonospora inositola genome:
- a CDS encoding MFS transporter: MAQTDAQRDAHSNGRFVVAWRAAAPYRPLMVLMLVSSTASFAALGVLSLFARDELGASDTMVTVNFVVVALASMAVLLATGHVSDRGGVRRMIIAASLAWLGIGYAILAGVRSYPAMLAVGVVFFCAVGVPNAQLMAYARDLVESRHATSTAVIAMMRIVLSIGSFTGFGIGGLGLAYLGARPLFRVVAVVCLGCLALSWYLLRGADTVAAATPRPVTDVNTEDRRGVRERTAGGQRLLLILVLVMVLFSSGRVMLLSQLPILMHISLHAPLQLTGFALALPPLCELVLMPAMAFVALRWGRGKVFLVGGAASVVYYGGLVVVTTPGQLMLLQVVYAMFGAATVMVGIDLAQRLMAGRAGAATSIYLSHENVATVNGSLVATASVATLGHQVGFLVPGMLCLVAFALAAWAFAQHPETFDLRRRPQLGQRP, encoded by the coding sequence GTGGCGCAGACCGACGCTCAGCGGGACGCTCACAGCAATGGCCGGTTCGTGGTCGCGTGGCGTGCCGCGGCGCCGTACCGGCCGCTGATGGTGCTGATGCTGGTCAGCTCGACGGCGTCGTTCGCGGCACTCGGTGTGCTGTCGCTGTTCGCCCGGGACGAGTTGGGCGCCTCGGACACCATGGTGACGGTCAACTTCGTCGTCGTCGCACTGGCCAGCATGGCGGTGCTGCTCGCAACGGGCCACGTCTCCGACCGGGGCGGCGTTCGGCGCATGATCATTGCGGCGAGTCTCGCGTGGCTGGGCATCGGCTACGCGATCCTGGCGGGCGTGCGGTCCTACCCGGCGATGCTCGCCGTCGGGGTCGTCTTCTTCTGCGCGGTTGGCGTCCCCAACGCGCAGCTGATGGCCTACGCGCGCGACCTCGTCGAAAGCCGGCACGCCACCTCCACCGCGGTAATTGCCATGATGCGCATCGTGCTGTCCATCGGTTCGTTCACCGGGTTCGGCATCGGCGGTCTCGGTCTGGCCTATCTCGGGGCACGTCCGCTCTTCCGGGTCGTGGCCGTCGTCTGCCTCGGCTGCCTGGCGCTGTCGTGGTACCTGCTGCGAGGGGCCGACACCGTCGCCGCCGCAACACCGCGTCCGGTCACGGATGTGAACACCGAGGACAGGCGCGGTGTCCGGGAGAGGACGGCCGGTGGCCAGCGGCTACTGCTGATTCTCGTGCTCGTCATGGTGCTGTTCTCCAGTGGACGCGTCATGCTGCTGTCCCAGTTGCCGATCCTGATGCACATATCCCTGCACGCGCCGCTGCAGCTGACCGGGTTCGCGCTGGCGCTGCCGCCGCTGTGCGAGCTGGTACTCATGCCGGCCATGGCGTTCGTGGCCCTGCGCTGGGGACGCGGCAAGGTGTTCCTGGTAGGCGGCGCCGCGAGCGTGGTCTACTACGGCGGCCTCGTCGTTGTCACCACACCTGGGCAGCTGATGCTGCTGCAGGTCGTCTATGCGATGTTCGGCGCCGCCACCGTCATGGTCGGCATCGACCTCGCTCAGCGGTTGATGGCGGGACGTGCCGGCGCGGCGACGTCGATATACCTCAGTCACGAGAACGTGGCGACCGTCAACGGAAGTCTCGTGGCGACAGCGTCCGTTGCCACCTTGGGACACCAGGTCGGCTTCCTCGTCCCGGGAATGCTGTGTCTGGTGGCCTTCGCCCTTGCCGCGTGGGCGTTCGCCCAGCATCCAGAGACATTCGACCTGCGCCGCAGGCCACAGCTCGGGCAGCGGCCCTGA
- a CDS encoding YceI family protein, whose translation MAISTGRLRFGPDNGRMLLRTGRKGVGSTVGHDLTIEVTDWSVELDVPGTGPADATATARVELGSLAVREGTGGARPLTDKDRGEIENNARRTLDVDRHPTATFKSSRVVAADDHATISGTLTLHGAAAPIDVEVREVTPDRYRATTVVTQSAYGIKPYSAFLGALKVRDDVELEIEVDLGR comes from the coding sequence GTGGCGATCAGCACCGGCAGGTTGCGGTTCGGCCCGGACAACGGGCGCATGCTGCTGCGCACCGGCCGCAAGGGTGTCGGCTCGACCGTCGGGCACGACCTGACCATCGAGGTGACCGACTGGTCGGTGGAGCTGGACGTTCCCGGGACCGGGCCGGCGGATGCCACCGCGACCGCCCGCGTCGAGTTGGGATCCTTGGCCGTGCGGGAGGGCACCGGCGGTGCGCGACCGCTGACCGACAAGGACCGGGGCGAGATCGAGAACAACGCCCGGCGCACGCTGGACGTCGATCGCCACCCGACGGCCACCTTCAAGTCCAGCCGCGTCGTCGCCGCCGACGACCACGCCACGATCAGCGGAACGCTCACTCTGCACGGGGCCGCCGCCCCCATCGACGTCGAGGTGCGCGAGGTGACGCCCGACCGGTACCGCGCCACCACGGTGGTGACCCAGTCGGCATACGGAATCAAGCCGTACTCGGCCTTTCTCGGCGCGCTCAAGGTCCGTGACGACGTCGAGCTGGAGATCGAGGTCGACCTCGGACGTTGA